Proteins encoded together in one Chitinophaga lutea window:
- a CDS encoding polysaccharide biosynthesis/export family protein codes for MSLNRKPFFRRQTFLLAVCGCLFASCVNTKKAAYFNNLNDTTLASVKVDFEPVIQKNDMLQINVTAANPTEAALFNLPNTYSAGGMPTGNNSAQVVTAGAANPAAGFLVNQQGNIQYPVLGQLKAAGLTKKALTDTITNQLLNRKLLVDPVVSIRFLNYRVTVLGEVAHPAVVNVSSEKISVLEALGMAGDITIYGKKENVLLIREEDGVRTTRRLNLNDKASLSSPYFYLKPNDIVYVEPTKSKVATTSKANTVVPIVLSALSLVVILVDRLVVNN; via the coding sequence ATGTCATTGAACCGAAAACCATTCTTTAGAAGACAAACCTTTTTACTGGCCGTGTGCGGTTGCCTGTTCGCCTCATGTGTCAATACCAAAAAAGCCGCCTACTTTAACAACCTGAACGACACAACGCTGGCGTCCGTGAAAGTGGACTTTGAGCCCGTCATCCAAAAGAACGACATGTTGCAGATCAATGTGACCGCGGCCAACCCGACAGAGGCCGCCCTGTTCAACCTGCCCAACACGTATTCTGCCGGCGGCATGCCCACGGGCAACAATTCCGCGCAGGTCGTAACGGCAGGCGCCGCCAACCCGGCAGCGGGTTTCCTGGTGAACCAGCAGGGCAATATCCAGTACCCCGTACTGGGGCAGCTGAAAGCGGCCGGCCTGACGAAAAAGGCCCTCACGGACACGATCACCAACCAGCTGCTCAACCGCAAACTGCTGGTAGACCCCGTGGTGAGCATCCGCTTCCTCAATTACAGGGTAACGGTATTGGGCGAAGTGGCGCATCCCGCCGTCGTGAACGTCAGCAGTGAAAAAATATCCGTGCTCGAAGCATTGGGCATGGCGGGCGATATCACCATCTACGGTAAAAAAGAGAACGTGCTGCTCATCAGGGAAGAAGACGGCGTGCGCACCACCCGGCGGCTGAATCTGAACGACAAGGCCAGCCTCAGCTCCCCCTACTTCTACCTGAAGCCGAACGATATCGTATACGTGGAGCCCACCAAATCGAAAGTGGCCACCACCAGTAAAGCCAACACCGTGGTTCCGATCGTGCTGAGCGCACTGAGCCTGGTGGTGATTCTGGTAGACAGGCTGGTTGTGAACAATTAA
- a CDS encoding response regulator transcription factor, whose translation MISIGIIEDNHFQLNNYKEFLEDFQECKVVFACRSMEEFKTLPYKDPDVKAILLDISLPGESGISGMDELKRVYPEAKIIILSGHDGKQYVIESIMKGASGYIIKTSRLMEIYHSIIDAINQGGTLSPRAAHLLIDHVSKDPLESVKDKLTKREYELLHLLKDGHTYKEMAEKLFVTVFTVNQHLKKIYQKLNVTSKSELISKIWSNNLY comes from the coding sequence ATGATATCGATCGGAATTATTGAGGATAACCATTTCCAGCTGAATAATTACAAGGAGTTTCTAGAAGATTTCCAGGAATGCAAAGTCGTTTTTGCATGCCGTTCCATGGAAGAATTCAAGACATTGCCATACAAAGATCCGGATGTAAAAGCCATATTACTCGACATCTCGCTGCCGGGCGAATCCGGTATCAGCGGCATGGATGAACTCAAGCGCGTGTACCCGGAAGCGAAGATCATCATCCTTTCCGGGCACGACGGCAAACAGTATGTGATTGAATCCATCATGAAAGGCGCCAGCGGCTATATCATCAAAACCAGCCGCCTGATGGAAATCTATCATTCCATCATCGACGCCATCAACCAGGGCGGCACTTTATCTCCCCGCGCCGCTCACCTCCTCATCGATCATGTAAGCAAAGACCCGCTCGAAAGCGTGAAAGACAAACTCACCAAACGCGAGTACGAATTGCTGCACCTCCTCAAAGACGGACACACCTACAAGGAAATGGCCGAAAAGCTGTTCGTGACCGTATTCACCGTTAACCAGCACCTGAAAAAAATTTACCAGAAACTGAATGTCACTTCCAAGTCGGAGCTGATCTCGAAAATCTGGTCGAACAACCTTTACTGA
- a CDS encoding GumC family protein, with translation MNNVHISRPNGQQPNAQKRTQSQDQTDLLALIRYRYLSHWPLFVLITILAVAGAFVYLRYATPTYKVSATLLVKEESKKIGESDLLSTLDLFGSDKNIENEMQILSSRTLAESVAKNLHLYGEIYQKGQVRDLLAYDYAPLEFVFLQPEKIKRGYPEKVPMVYDSTHRRVFLYNKAYPLFDTVATPWGKMVIKPRTGIAVPHMPCYLQITDAQQTAQTLLSRLQVSPVSKMATVIKLDYADVAPSRGEAILNELIRVYNDAAIEDKNRVAASTMSFVEERLRIVTRELNQVEKEVERFKTAEGIVDISEQSKLFLESVQENDSKMSEANMQLSVLESIENYVTGKHSSENIVPATLGLTDPVLLELVSKLYEADMEREKLAKTTAENSPVLQALDRQIAKLRPSILENIKSLRSNLTAGKNRLESANGRFMGMLRTVPGKERALLEVSRQQIIKNEIYTFLLQKREETALAYAAAISDSRVVDPAQSAAVPFSPRRLTVIAIAIALGIAFVAALITLKDIMNREIAEKSDIEKATDAPVVAEIMFDDNKESVVIADGKRSMVAEQFRSLRTSLSYIGLNGDNKTLLVTSSISGEGKSFISINLAISLSLIRKKVVLLEFDLRKPMISKMLHVAREPGITNYLVGGTSLSDMLRPVPGNDHLFILPAGVIPPNPTELILNGRLDGMLAKLKTMFDYVIIDTAPVGLVTDARLLAPMTDACLYVVRQDVTPRLHLKMIDELYRNREVGKLNLVFNGVKPRGVAAHSYGYGYGYVEENKNGKSKRFIKNIFNI, from the coding sequence ATGAACAACGTACACATTTCCCGTCCCAACGGGCAGCAACCGAACGCGCAGAAGCGTACGCAATCGCAGGATCAAACAGACCTGCTGGCGCTGATCAGGTATCGTTATCTGTCGCACTGGCCTTTATTTGTGCTCATCACCATCCTGGCCGTAGCCGGCGCGTTCGTGTACCTGCGGTATGCAACGCCCACCTACAAGGTGTCCGCTACCCTGCTCGTCAAGGAAGAGTCCAAAAAAATCGGCGAATCCGACCTGCTGTCGACCCTCGACCTGTTCGGTTCCGACAAGAATATCGAGAACGAAATGCAAATCCTCAGCTCCCGTACCCTCGCGGAGTCTGTCGCCAAAAACCTGCACCTCTACGGCGAAATATACCAGAAGGGCCAGGTGAGGGATTTGCTGGCATACGACTATGCCCCGCTGGAGTTCGTGTTTCTCCAGCCGGAAAAGATAAAGAGAGGCTATCCCGAGAAGGTGCCGATGGTGTATGACTCCACGCACCGCCGGGTGTTCCTGTACAACAAGGCTTATCCCCTGTTCGATACCGTGGCCACCCCATGGGGCAAGATGGTGATCAAACCCCGGACCGGTATAGCCGTTCCGCATATGCCCTGTTACCTGCAGATCACCGACGCACAGCAAACGGCGCAAACGCTGCTGAGCCGCCTGCAGGTATCGCCCGTGTCGAAAATGGCCACGGTCATTAAACTGGACTATGCCGACGTGGCGCCCTCCCGTGGCGAAGCTATCCTCAACGAACTGATACGCGTGTACAACGATGCGGCCATCGAGGACAAGAACCGCGTGGCCGCCAGCACCATGAGTTTCGTGGAAGAGCGCCTGCGCATCGTGACCAGGGAACTGAACCAGGTGGAGAAAGAAGTGGAACGTTTCAAAACGGCCGAAGGCATCGTGGATATCAGCGAACAGAGCAAACTGTTCCTCGAAAGCGTACAGGAAAACGATTCCAAGATGAGCGAGGCGAATATGCAGCTGTCCGTGCTGGAATCCATCGAGAACTACGTGACCGGCAAACACAGCAGCGAGAACATCGTGCCCGCTACCCTGGGCCTGACGGACCCGGTGCTGCTGGAACTGGTGAGCAAGCTCTACGAGGCCGATATGGAGCGCGAGAAGCTGGCCAAAACCACGGCGGAGAACAGCCCTGTTCTACAGGCGCTCGACCGCCAGATCGCCAAACTGCGCCCGAGCATCCTGGAGAACATCAAAAGCCTCCGCAGCAACCTCACGGCCGGTAAAAACCGGCTGGAAAGCGCCAACGGCCGCTTTATGGGCATGCTCCGCACCGTGCCCGGCAAGGAACGCGCTTTGCTGGAAGTAAGCCGCCAGCAGATCATCAAGAACGAAATTTACACTTTCCTGCTGCAGAAGCGGGAAGAAACGGCGCTGGCCTATGCCGCCGCCATATCGGACAGCCGCGTGGTAGACCCGGCCCAGAGCGCCGCCGTGCCTTTCAGCCCGCGCCGCCTCACCGTGATCGCCATCGCCATTGCCCTCGGCATTGCGTTCGTGGCTGCCCTGATCACCCTCAAAGACATCATGAACCGCGAAATAGCAGAGAAATCGGACATCGAGAAAGCGACCGATGCGCCGGTAGTGGCAGAGATCATGTTTGATGACAATAAGGAGTCCGTAGTGATCGCCGACGGCAAACGAAGCATGGTGGCAGAACAGTTCCGGTCGCTGCGGACCTCCCTGTCGTACATCGGCCTCAACGGCGACAATAAAACGCTCCTCGTCACCTCCTCCATTTCCGGGGAAGGCAAGAGTTTCATTTCCATCAACCTGGCCATCAGCCTTTCGCTGATACGTAAAAAAGTGGTATTGCTGGAGTTCGACCTCCGCAAGCCCATGATCAGCAAGATGCTGCATGTGGCCCGCGAACCGGGCATCACCAATTACCTCGTGGGCGGTACATCCCTGTCGGACATGCTCCGCCCCGTGCCCGGGAACGACCACCTGTTCATCCTGCCGGCCGGCGTGATTCCGCCGAACCCGACGGAGCTGATCCTGAACGGCCGCCTCGACGGGATGCTGGCCAAGCTGAAAACCATGTTCGATTATGTGATCATCGATACCGCGCCTGTGGGCCTGGTGACGGATGCACGCCTGCTCGCGCCGATGACCGACGCCTGCCTGTATGTGGTTCGCCAGGACGTAACGCCGAGGCTGCACCTGAAAATGATCGACGAGCTGTACCGCAACCGGGAAGTAGGCAAGCTGAACCTCGTGTTCAACGGCGTGAAACCCCGCGGTGTGGCGGCACATTCCTATGGCTACGGTTATGGGTATGTGGAAGAAAACAAAAACGGAAAAAGCAAGAGGTTCATCAAGAACATCTTCAACATCTAA
- a CDS encoding UpxY family transcription antiterminator: MQQESHAWYAVYTKSRWEKKVAATLERRQIECYCPLNQVSRQWSDRRKVVYEPLFTSYVFVRVPESKKQLVREVEGIVNFVYWLGKPAMIPDHEIELIQRFLRHYREVSLEKFPLRHNDLVEITAGPLMHQRGRIIELGKNRVKAVLNSLGYAMLATVNADEVMMVTAS; encoded by the coding sequence ATGCAACAGGAATCACATGCTTGGTATGCCGTGTATACCAAATCCAGATGGGAGAAAAAAGTAGCGGCCACCCTGGAACGCAGGCAGATCGAATGTTACTGCCCGCTCAACCAGGTAAGCCGCCAGTGGAGCGACCGCCGCAAGGTGGTGTACGAACCGCTGTTCACTTCCTACGTATTCGTGCGTGTTCCCGAGAGTAAAAAACAGCTGGTGCGTGAAGTGGAAGGCATCGTCAATTTTGTGTACTGGCTGGGCAAGCCCGCCATGATACCCGACCATGAGATCGAGCTGATACAGCGCTTCCTCCGTCACTACAGGGAAGTATCGCTCGAAAAGTTCCCGCTGCGCCATAACGACCTGGTGGAGATCACCGCCGGGCCCCTGATGCATCAGCGCGGCCGCATTATAGAGCTGGGCAAAAACAGGGTGAAAGCCGTGCTCAACAGCCTCGGCTATGCCATGCTCGCCACCGTCAATGCAGACGAAGTAATGATGGTCACCGCATCCTGA